The following are from one region of the Streptomyces decoyicus genome:
- a CDS encoding helix-turn-helix domain-containing protein — protein sequence MEALALRLSQLDSQVEGAIRVIMFYDTLMRRRVDLPALARGSAALAECVAGVRLHGTGRVIRMSPDGREASASPPPASSTTPITLDEEEIGTVWLERPGPPGSLDLDELLLDRLAIAAAAVVERYGPARTTMADPALVELAISADTDEAARARALRLLGFASDLPLHVVAVRSQLPLDQIGGLICPARPVKAAPLADVGVILATTVDQARFPTGGVRAGIGAAESPDRSWRKARTALRFTTPRQPVVHHDSLGALALLAQVPNDAARDNADVAAIARIADTPGELETLDTYCSTGSLRRAADLLHLHHSSVARRLEQTGKTLGIDLTEPTGLLRARLALTAWRLLDD from the coding sequence ATGGAGGCACTGGCCTTACGGCTGTCACAGCTCGATTCACAGGTCGAAGGCGCGATCCGCGTCATCATGTTCTACGACACGCTGATGCGCCGACGGGTGGATCTGCCGGCGCTCGCCCGGGGCTCGGCAGCTCTGGCCGAGTGCGTGGCCGGGGTCCGGCTCCACGGCACAGGGCGGGTGATCCGCATGTCACCCGACGGCAGGGAGGCGTCCGCCTCGCCGCCACCCGCGTCTTCCACGACGCCGATCACACTCGACGAGGAGGAGATCGGCACGGTGTGGCTGGAGCGCCCCGGCCCGCCCGGCTCGCTCGACCTCGACGAGCTGCTCCTTGACCGGCTCGCCATCGCCGCCGCGGCGGTCGTCGAGCGGTACGGCCCAGCCCGCACCACCATGGCCGACCCCGCCCTCGTCGAACTGGCGATCAGCGCCGACACCGACGAAGCGGCCCGAGCCCGGGCGCTACGACTCCTGGGTTTCGCCTCCGACCTGCCGCTCCACGTCGTCGCCGTACGGTCGCAGCTTCCGCTCGACCAGATCGGCGGCCTGATCTGCCCGGCCCGCCCGGTGAAGGCGGCTCCGCTCGCCGACGTGGGCGTCATCCTGGCCACCACCGTCGATCAGGCCCGCTTTCCGACAGGTGGAGTACGCGCGGGCATCGGCGCCGCCGAAAGCCCCGATCGGTCCTGGCGGAAAGCCCGTACCGCCCTCCGCTTCACCACCCCACGCCAGCCAGTCGTCCACCACGACAGCCTGGGGGCATTGGCGCTGCTCGCACAGGTACCCAACGACGCCGCGCGAGACAATGCCGACGTGGCCGCGATCGCCCGAATCGCCGACACCCCAGGAGAACTGGAAACTCTGGACACCTACTGCTCCACCGGCTCCCTACGCCGGGCCGCCGACCTTCTCCACCTGCACCACAGCAGCGTCGCCCGTCGACTCGAACAGACCGGAAAGACCCTGGGCATCGACCTCACCGAGCCCACCGGCCTGCTGCGGGCCAGGCTCGCCCTCACCGCATGGCGGCTTCTCGACGACTGA